A portion of the Paucilactobacillus hokkaidonensis JCM 18461 genome contains these proteins:
- a CDS encoding CvpA family protein, with product MILTIGIIIILIISFSIGRHRGLVRMVLGVVSYLIALFLAKTGSTVVGDKLADLFPILKTSTQNAGSTLNDGNGNQFFYNGIAFIVIFIIVLFLCRWITRRFNLITKLPVIHQLNAILGGLINFGLTYITIFFLLTIFQVWPSTWWQAQITTSGLASWIINNTPVLSQQVVYWLAGR from the coding sequence ATGATACTAACGATTGGCATTATTATTATTTTGATTATCAGCTTTAGCATTGGCCGACACCGAGGCCTGGTTCGGATGGTACTTGGAGTAGTTAGTTATTTAATTGCACTTTTTTTGGCTAAGACTGGTTCAACGGTTGTTGGAGACAAACTAGCGGATTTATTTCCGATTTTAAAAACCTCTACTCAAAATGCTGGTAGTACATTGAATGATGGTAATGGTAATCAGTTTTTCTATAACGGAATTGCTTTTATTGTTATTTTTATAATCGTCTTATTTTTATGTCGGTGGATTACACGTCGATTTAATCTAATTACTAAGTTACCAGTTATCCATCAGTTAAATGCGATTTTAGGTGGATTAATTAATTTTGGGTTGACCTATATTACAATTTTTTTCTTATTAACTATTTTTCAAGTTTGGCCAAGCACATGGTGGCAAGCACAAATTACCACTTCTGGATTGGCATCGTGGATTATCAATAACACGCCAGTACTGTCGCAACAGGTAGTATATTGGCTGGCAGGGCGTTAA
- a CDS encoding endonuclease MutS2, with amino-acid sequence MNEKILTTLAFEQVKDQMRPYLVTAAGKKELQALTPSSDFDEVNQLLAETTDGANILRLIGTIPIPQLDDISMQLKRLKIDATLSATELASIGRVLRASGSVKLFFDKIRQQDVPIQTITKYVAEIVTIPTVTKRLVISIENDGHIADEASSKLHGIRQKISQTETQIRQKMEEYTRGKNAKYLSDAIITMRNDRYVIPVQANYRSHFGGVVHDQSQTGQTLFIEPQAVMEFNNRLRQAQIEERQEEIHVLEELSILIAPYQEEIGRNEVVLGKLDFINAKAQFAHANRATLPILSAENHVDLRQARHPLLDMDRAVANDIVIGDEYQAIVITGPNTGGKTITLKTLGLVQLMGQAGLYIPANEESTIGIFSDIFADIGDEQSLEQSLSTFSAHMDNTISILNQIDERSLVLLDEVGAGTDPKEGAALAMAILDAIGTKGSFVVATTHYPELKVYGYNRAGTTNASMEFDGTTLQPTYRLLMGVPGRSNALEIASRLGLDDQIVAQAKALTSEDSQDLNDMIGDLVAQRKLAHDQTVKLDQDVANAQTLHDELAAKLEQYEQQKEKLMQQARQEANHTVATARQEADKIVQQLRIMQRQQGAQVKENQLIDAKGSLNALHVEDPRLNKNKVLQREKRKHDFAIGDAVLVKSYGQYGELIQKRGQSDWEVQLGILKMQVNEHDLEKVGKDKLAQDEKQASRRPIVRTTQTRQATARLDLRGHRYEQAMQEIDQFMDHAILNNLSPVTIIHGKGTGALRKGTHEYLQSNPRVSSFEYAAPNAGGDGATIVYLS; translated from the coding sequence ATGAATGAAAAAATTTTAACAACATTAGCCTTCGAACAAGTTAAGGATCAGATGCGGCCTTACTTGGTAACGGCGGCTGGAAAAAAGGAATTACAGGCACTGACCCCATCATCTGATTTTGATGAAGTTAATCAATTACTTGCTGAGACGACTGATGGCGCCAATATTTTACGGCTAATTGGAACAATTCCAATTCCACAACTTGATGACATTAGCATGCAATTAAAGCGGCTAAAAATTGATGCCACGCTGAGTGCTACTGAATTAGCTTCCATTGGAAGAGTGCTTCGAGCCTCAGGGAGTGTTAAATTATTTTTTGATAAAATTAGGCAACAAGATGTGCCGATACAAACAATCACAAAATATGTGGCTGAAATAGTTACTATTCCAACAGTTACTAAACGGCTAGTAATTTCGATTGAAAACGATGGTCATATTGCTGATGAGGCGTCATCAAAATTACATGGGATTCGGCAAAAAATTAGCCAAACGGAAACCCAGATTCGGCAGAAAATGGAAGAGTATACTCGTGGAAAAAATGCGAAGTATCTAAGTGACGCGATCATTACAATGCGTAATGATCGCTACGTTATTCCGGTTCAGGCAAATTATCGCAGCCATTTTGGTGGTGTTGTGCATGATCAAAGTCAGACTGGACAGACATTATTTATTGAACCTCAAGCAGTGATGGAATTTAATAATCGTTTGCGCCAAGCACAAATTGAGGAACGGCAAGAAGAAATTCATGTGTTAGAAGAACTGTCAATTTTAATTGCACCATATCAAGAAGAAATTGGCCGTAACGAAGTAGTTTTAGGAAAATTAGATTTCATTAATGCTAAAGCGCAATTTGCGCATGCCAATCGGGCGACCTTACCAATTTTGAGTGCTGAAAATCACGTTGATTTACGGCAAGCTCGACATCCATTACTTGATATGGATCGGGCTGTAGCTAACGACATTGTGATTGGTGATGAATACCAAGCAATTGTCATCACTGGGCCCAATACGGGTGGAAAAACAATTACTTTAAAAACATTAGGATTGGTTCAGCTGATGGGGCAGGCTGGATTGTATATTCCAGCCAATGAAGAAAGTACAATTGGTATTTTTTCTGATATTTTTGCGGATATTGGGGATGAACAATCACTTGAACAAAGTTTGAGTACTTTTTCTGCGCATATGGATAATACAATTTCAATTTTAAATCAAATTGATGAACGCAGTTTAGTCTTACTTGATGAGGTCGGTGCTGGAACAGATCCAAAAGAAGGAGCCGCTCTAGCAATGGCGATTCTTGATGCTATTGGTACTAAGGGGAGTTTTGTTGTTGCCACAACCCATTATCCAGAACTAAAAGTTTATGGTTACAATCGGGCAGGGACGACAAACGCTAGTATGGAGTTTGATGGTACGACATTGCAGCCAACTTATCGATTACTAATGGGTGTTCCAGGTCGTTCCAATGCACTAGAAATTGCAAGTCGGCTGGGGCTTGATGACCAAATTGTTGCACAGGCGAAGGCCTTAACTAGTGAGGACAGCCAGGATTTAAATGATATGATTGGTGATCTTGTGGCACAGCGTAAACTAGCCCATGATCAAACCGTAAAATTAGATCAAGATGTGGCTAATGCGCAAACGCTGCATGATGAGTTAGCAGCTAAATTAGAGCAATATGAACAACAAAAAGAAAAATTAATGCAACAAGCACGACAAGAGGCAAATCACACTGTAGCAACTGCGCGTCAAGAGGCAGATAAAATAGTGCAACAGCTGAGAATTATGCAGCGACAACAAGGGGCGCAGGTTAAAGAAAATCAATTAATTGATGCAAAAGGCTCCCTCAATGCACTTCACGTTGAAGATCCACGATTGAATAAAAATAAGGTGTTGCAACGTGAAAAACGTAAGCATGATTTTGCAATTGGGGATGCTGTGTTAGTTAAATCATATGGACAATATGGCGAACTAATCCAAAAAAGAGGTCAATCTGATTGGGAGGTTCAACTAGGTATTTTGAAGATGCAGGTCAATGAACATGATCTAGAAAAAGTAGGCAAAGATAAACTCGCCCAAGATGAAAAGCAGGCTTCAAGACGACCAATTGTCAGGACTACACAAACACGCCAAGCAACAGCACGACTGGATTTACGTGGCCATCGATATGAGCAAGCAATGCAAGAAATCGATCAATTTATGGACCATGCGATTTTAAATAATTTATCGCCGGTGACAATTATTCATGGTAAAGGGACCGGTGCTTTGCGAAAAGGAACGCATGAATATTTACAAAGTAATCCGCGTGTTTCATCATTTGAATACGCAGCGCCTAATGCTGGTGGTGATGGTGCCACGATCGTTTATCTAAGTTAA
- the murI gene encoding glutamate racemase → MDNRPIGVMDSGIGGLTVVKELQSQLPNESIEFVGDQARLPYGVRPSEEVREFSMQIAQFLLQKNIKLLVIACNTATAAALSYLQDKLQIPVIGVIAPGSAAALQLPQHNVIGVIATQKTIEDRAYSKEINQLDAAITVIGLASQEFVALVEEDLAGTPQAQKVVTKKLSFYHDHPVDALILGCTHFPLLTKEIGQAMGAGVPLIDPGVATVEDVIRLLKKQNLAANQAITGSNFYTTGEPDKFNEVARKWLNNNKLNAKKIKLGDK, encoded by the coding sequence ATGGATAACCGACCAATTGGGGTTATGGATTCAGGCATAGGCGGTTTAACAGTTGTTAAGGAGTTACAAAGTCAATTACCAAACGAATCAATTGAGTTTGTGGGCGATCAAGCAAGATTACCATACGGTGTTCGGCCTAGTGAAGAGGTGCGTGAATTTAGTATGCAGATCGCACAATTTTTGTTGCAAAAAAATATTAAGTTATTAGTGATTGCATGTAATACTGCTACAGCCGCTGCATTATCATACTTACAAGATAAATTGCAAATTCCAGTAATTGGAGTGATTGCACCCGGGAGTGCAGCTGCATTACAACTACCACAGCATAATGTTATTGGTGTGATTGCGACACAAAAAACCATTGAAGATCGTGCTTACAGTAAAGAAATCAATCAATTAGATGCAGCGATAACGGTTATTGGATTGGCGAGCCAGGAATTTGTTGCTCTAGTAGAAGAAGATTTGGCCGGTACACCGCAGGCACAAAAAGTGGTGACCAAAAAATTATCTTTTTACCACGATCATCCGGTGGATGCATTGATTTTGGGTTGCACGCATTTTCCGTTATTAACTAAAGAGATTGGTCAAGCAATGGGCGCTGGTGTTCCTTTAATTGATCCTGGTGTAGCAACTGTTGAAGATGTAATTCGATTACTTAAAAAGCAAAATTTAGCCGCAAATCAGGCCATTACAGGCTCCAATTTCTATACAACTGGTGAACCTGATAAGTTTAATGAAGTGGCGCGTAAGTGGTTGAATAATAATAAGCTGAATGCTAAAAAGATTAAGTTAGGTGATAAATAG
- the trxA gene encoding thioredoxin: MAVDITTDKTFEADTGNGVTLTDFWATWCGPCRMQSPVVEQLSKDMGDQVTFNKMDVDENPATAQKFGIMSIPTLLVKKDGQVVDSIVGYHSKEQLQQILGQYL; this comes from the coding sequence ATGGCAGTAGATATAACAACAGATAAAACGTTTGAAGCAGATACCGGTAACGGGGTTACGCTCACTGATTTTTGGGCAACTTGGTGTGGTCCTTGTCGGATGCAATCACCAGTAGTTGAACAACTATCCAAGGATATGGGCGATCAAGTCACGTTTAACAAAATGGACGTGGACGAAAACCCGGCCACTGCACAAAAATTTGGTATTATGAGTATTCCAACCCTCTTGGTGAAAAAAGATGGTCAAGTAGTTGACTCGATTGTGGGATACCATTCGAAAGAGCAATTACAACAAATTTTGGGACAATATTTATAA
- a CDS encoding YslB family protein produces the protein MSQSTYDQLIHSNVGLNQGVLRDVLIPSILGEETSGILYWAGKDLAHQFPVSNEDQLVTLFNQLGFGTLTKQKSSAKQQTWQLGGPIVEQRLKFDHVDFNLEAGFIAQQLELQTNATTEAQVVEQKKNAVQILVQSDLKDPSLDTEPIKFLQVETQSDEGAE, from the coding sequence ATGTCGCAATCAACATATGATCAATTAATACACAGTAATGTCGGTCTCAATCAAGGGGTCCTTCGTGACGTCTTAATTCCATCCATCTTGGGTGAAGAAACCAGCGGAATTTTATATTGGGCTGGTAAAGACTTAGCTCATCAGTTTCCTGTCTCAAATGAGGATCAATTAGTGACCCTCTTCAATCAACTTGGCTTTGGTACATTAACTAAGCAAAAGAGTTCCGCCAAACAACAAACTTGGCAGCTTGGTGGTCCAATAGTTGAACAACGCTTAAAATTTGATCACGTTGATTTTAATTTAGAGGCTGGTTTCATCGCTCAGCAACTTGAGCTACAAACCAATGCGACTACCGAGGCCCAGGTTGTGGAACAAAAAAAGAATGCTGTTCAAATCTTGGTACAATCCGACTTAAAGGATCCATCCTTAGACACAGAACCCATTAAATTTTTACAAGTTGAAACTCAATCTGATGAAGGTGCAGAATAA
- the rnhC gene encoding ribonuclease HIII, with translation MQEVLSFAKSQLNNMQKTYAPFTVAAPSGAIFRAKKNGVTITAYRSGKVMFQGNNTTVESKQWQANATKKVGAPTPTGLPQGFANWSVLGSDEVGTGSYFGPLTVAAVYVDAAHLDRVRQLGIQDSKKLTDPEIIRMAKQLLTFLPYHVVNLMPVKYNQLMKQYNQGQLKALCHNLALQTVIQKISPTKPDGILIDQFVAPATYYHYLKGQSKIISENVYFQIKGEQAHLAVAAASIIARYISLLAMDQLTEQAKLTLPIGAGNAVDQIAAKLLHEGKSLDQFAKTHFANTQKAIKIAKRYD, from the coding sequence ATGCAAGAAGTGCTCAGCTTTGCCAAATCACAATTAAATAACATGCAAAAAACGTACGCACCATTCACGGTTGCCGCACCCAGTGGAGCTATTTTTCGTGCCAAAAAAAATGGTGTTACCATCACGGCTTACCGATCCGGTAAAGTTATGTTTCAGGGTAATAATACTACAGTTGAATCCAAACAATGGCAAGCAAATGCCACCAAAAAAGTTGGTGCACCAACACCCACCGGATTACCACAAGGCTTTGCTAATTGGTCAGTATTAGGATCTGATGAAGTTGGCACTGGTAGTTACTTTGGACCGTTAACAGTCGCAGCTGTATATGTGGATGCCGCTCATTTAGACCGAGTGCGTCAACTAGGGATTCAAGACTCAAAGAAATTAACTGATCCTGAAATAATTCGGATGGCCAAACAATTGCTTACTTTTCTACCATACCATGTCGTTAATCTGATGCCTGTAAAATATAATCAGTTAATGAAACAATACAACCAAGGCCAGTTAAAAGCACTGTGTCATAACTTAGCACTACAAACAGTCATACAAAAGATTAGCCCCACTAAACCCGACGGAATTTTAATCGATCAATTCGTCGCACCTGCAACATATTATCATTACTTAAAGGGTCAATCGAAAATCATCTCAGAAAATGTCTACTTCCAAATTAAAGGTGAACAGGCCCATTTAGCGGTTGCAGCTGCCTCAATCATTGCCCGCTATATTTCGCTACTAGCGATGGATCAACTAACTGAGCAGGCTAAATTGACATTACCTATTGGTGCTGGCAATGCTGTCGACCAAATTGCCGCCAAACTATTGCATGAAGGTAAGTCGTTAGATCAATTTGCCAAAACACATTTTGCTAATACACAAAAAGCTATTAAGATCGCTAAAAGATATGACTAA
- a CDS encoding cell division protein ZapA, with protein sequence MSDNKRYKINIDGQEYTIAGPGSKEHVLAAQQLVNDQIDHLKEVNPELDSLQRANLVAFNAVADQISKQQEINQMQDKESE encoded by the coding sequence ATGAGCGATAATAAACGCTATAAAATTAATATCGACGGGCAAGAATATACAATTGCCGGCCCTGGATCTAAAGAACATGTTTTGGCAGCACAACAGTTAGTTAATGATCAAATTGACCATTTAAAAGAAGTGAATCCAGAATTGGATTCACTTCAGCGAGCCAATTTGGTTGCGTTTAATGCTGTAGCTGATCAAATTAGTAAGCAGCAAGAAATTAATCAGATGCAAGATAAAGAAAGCGAGTAA
- a CDS encoding DUF1292 domain-containing protein — protein MSEQAGNENDDLITLVDDDGNEELYKVLFTFDSDDYGKSYILLYPASAENDDEVDIQAYGYQPQKDGEDVSEGELEPIEDDAEWDMVEEVLNTFLDDDGNFNA, from the coding sequence ATGAGCGAACAAGCAGGAAATGAAAATGATGATTTAATTACATTAGTTGATGATGACGGTAACGAAGAATTGTACAAGGTCTTGTTTACGTTTGATTCTGATGATTATGGTAAGTCATATATTTTACTATACCCAGCGAGTGCTGAAAATGATGACGAGGTTGATATTCAAGCATATGGCTACCAACCACAAAAAGATGGCGAAGATGTTTCTGAGGGAGAATTAGAGCCCATTGAAGACGATGCTGAGTGGGATATGGTCGAAGAAGTTTTAAATACTTTTTTAGATGATGATGGTAATTTTAACGCTTAA